In a single window of the Serratia quinivorans genome:
- the dacA gene encoding D-alanyl-D-alanine carboxypeptidase dacA precursor — protein sequence MPAGISSVIVWLVFNFTLMDVVVSIMKQVTSFRLIKSIALGTVIAMSATSVAHADDVNIKTMIPGVPQIDAESYVLIDYNSGKVLAEMNADARRDPASLTKMMTSYVIGQALKAGKIGQEDMVTVGQDAWATGNPVFKGSSLMFLKPGDRVPVSKLTRGINLQSGNDACVAMADYVAGSQDAFVNLMNTYVSKLGLQNTHFQTVHGLDAQGQYSSARDMALIGQALIRDVPDEYAIYKEKEFTFNNIRQMNRNGLLWDTSLNVDGIKTGHTDAAGYNLVASATEGQMRLISAVLGGRTYKGRETESKKLLTWGFRFFETVAPLKVGKEFASEPVWFGDADRVELGVDKDVYLTIPRGRMKDLKASYVLNTPEIHAPLAKNQVVGSINFQLDGKTIDQRPLVVMNEVKEGGFFSRIVDYIKLMFHHWFG from the coding sequence ATGCCTGCCGGGATCTCATCTGTTATAGTGTGGCTCGTTTTTAATTTTACCCTCATGGATGTTGTAGTCTCGATCATGAAACAAGTAACTTCTTTTCGCTTAATCAAGAGCATAGCGCTCGGCACCGTTATCGCGATGAGTGCAACCTCCGTTGCGCATGCCGATGACGTTAATATCAAGACCATGATCCCAGGGGTACCGCAAATCGATGCGGAATCCTACGTCCTGATTGATTACAACTCCGGTAAAGTTTTGGCGGAAATGAACGCCGATGCCCGCCGCGATCCAGCCAGTCTGACCAAAATGATGACCAGCTACGTCATCGGCCAGGCGCTGAAAGCAGGTAAAATCGGCCAGGAAGACATGGTTACCGTGGGGCAAGACGCCTGGGCTACCGGCAACCCGGTATTCAAGGGTTCTTCGCTGATGTTCCTCAAGCCAGGCGACCGCGTACCGGTCTCCAAGCTGACCCGCGGCATCAACCTGCAATCCGGTAACGACGCATGCGTGGCGATGGCCGACTACGTAGCCGGCAGCCAGGACGCGTTCGTTAACCTGATGAACACTTACGTCAGCAAGCTGGGCCTGCAGAATACCCACTTCCAGACGGTACACGGCCTGGATGCACAGGGTCAGTACAGTTCGGCGCGCGATATGGCGTTGATCGGCCAGGCGCTGATCCGCGACGTGCCGGACGAATATGCGATTTATAAAGAAAAAGAGTTCACCTTCAACAATATCCGCCAGATGAACCGTAACGGTCTGCTGTGGGATACCAGCCTGAACGTGGACGGCATCAAAACCGGTCATACCGATGCGGCAGGCTACAACCTGGTCGCTTCTGCGACCGAAGGTCAGATGCGTCTGATCTCTGCGGTGTTGGGCGGTCGTACTTATAAAGGCCGTGAGACCGAGAGCAAGAAACTGCTGACCTGGGGCTTCCGCTTCTTCGAAACCGTTGCGCCACTGAAAGTGGGCAAAGAGTTTGCGTCTGAACCCGTCTGGTTCGGCGATGCGGATCGCGTTGAGTTGGGCGTAGACAAAGACGTTTACCTGACCATCCCACGCGGCCGGATGAAAGATCTCAAAGCCAGCTACGTACTGAACACGCCGGAAATTCATGCACCACTGGCGAAAAACCAGGTTGTCGGCAGCATCAACTTCCAGCTCGATGGCAAAACCATCGATCAGCGCCCACTGGTGGTGATGAACGAAGTGAAAGAAGGCGGTTTCTTCAGCCGTATCGTGGATTACATCAAACTGATGTTCCATCACTGGTTCGGTTAA
- the ybeD gene encoding Uncharacterized conserved protein produces MKTKLNELLEFPCSFTYKVMGLAQPELVDQVVEVVQRHAPGDYNPQVKPSSKGNYHSVSITITATHIDQVETLYDELGNIEIVRMVL; encoded by the coding sequence ATGAAAACTAAACTGAACGAACTGCTCGAATTCCCTTGCTCATTTACCTACAAAGTAATGGGCCTGGCACAACCCGAGCTGGTGGACCAGGTGGTTGAAGTGGTGCAGCGCCATGCTCCCGGGGATTACAACCCACAGGTTAAACCTAGCAGCAAAGGCAATTACCACTCCGTGTCCATCACCATCACCGCCACCCATATCGATCAGGTGGAAACCTTATATGATGAGTTGGGCAACATTGAAATTGTCCGCATGGTTCTGTAA
- the lipB gene encoding Octanoyltransferase codes for MTLLQPDKIILRQLGLQPYEPVSQAMHNFTDRRTETTPDELWLVQHQPVFTQGQAGKAEHLLMPGDIPVVQSDRGGQVTYHGPGQQVMYVMIDLKRNKVGVRQLVTAIEDTVINTLAHFHIESRARPDAPGVYVGEQKICSLGLRIRKGSSFHGLALNVAMDLSPFQRINPCGYAGMQMAQVSALAPGVGIEDVHPVLVQEFVHLLGYPKVELRNWNLHDYE; via the coding sequence ATGACTCTTTTGCAACCAGACAAGATCATTTTGCGTCAGCTGGGGTTGCAGCCCTATGAGCCTGTATCCCAAGCCATGCACAACTTCACCGATCGCCGAACCGAAACCACGCCCGATGAGCTGTGGCTGGTTCAGCATCAGCCCGTATTTACCCAGGGCCAGGCCGGTAAAGCAGAGCATCTGTTAATGCCGGGCGACATTCCGGTTGTCCAGAGCGATCGCGGTGGCCAGGTAACCTACCATGGGCCGGGTCAGCAGGTGATGTACGTGATGATCGATCTGAAACGCAACAAGGTTGGCGTTCGCCAACTGGTCACGGCTATCGAAGATACCGTTATTAACACCCTCGCCCACTTTCACATTGAATCGCGCGCCCGTCCGGATGCGCCCGGTGTTTACGTGGGGGAGCAAAAAATCTGTTCGTTGGGTTTGCGGATCCGTAAAGGCAGTTCATTCCACGGCCTGGCCCTGAATGTGGCCATGGATCTCAGCCCCTTCCAGCGTATCAACCCTTGCGGTTACGCCGGCATGCAGATGGCGCAGGTCAGCGCGCTGGCACCCGGTGTTGGCATAGAAGACGTACACCCAGTCCTGGTACAGGAATTTGTTCATTTACTCGGCTACCCGAAGGTCGAGCTTCGTAACTGGAACCTGCACGATTATGAGTAA
- the lipA gene encoding Lipoyl synthase: MSKPIQMERGVKYRDADKMALIPVKTVVTERQELLRKPEWMKIKLPADSTRIQGIKAAMRKNGLHSVCEEASCPNLSECFNHGTATFMILGAICTRRCPFCDVAHGRPVAPDANEPEKLAQTIADMGLRYVVITSVDRDDLRDGGAQHFADCIAAIRAKNPTIKIETLVPDFRGRMDRALEILTETPPDVFNHNLENVPRVYRQVRPGANYEWSLKLLERFKEAHPHIPTKSGLMVGLGETNAEIVEVMRDLRRHGVTMLTLGQYLQPSRHHLPVQRYVSPAEFDEMKEEAMAMGFTHAACGPFVRSSYHADLQAKGMEVK, translated from the coding sequence ATGAGTAAACCAATTCAGATGGAACGCGGCGTCAAATACCGCGATGCAGACAAAATGGCGTTGATCCCGGTTAAAACGGTGGTCACTGAACGGCAGGAGCTGTTACGTAAACCCGAGTGGATGAAAATCAAACTTCCTGCCGACTCTACGCGCATTCAGGGCATTAAAGCCGCAATGCGTAAAAACGGTCTGCATTCGGTGTGCGAAGAAGCTTCCTGTCCGAACCTCTCTGAGTGCTTCAACCACGGCACCGCCACCTTTATGATCCTCGGTGCCATCTGTACCCGCCGCTGCCCATTCTGCGACGTGGCCCACGGCCGCCCGGTGGCACCAGATGCCAACGAGCCGGAAAAACTGGCTCAGACCATCGCCGATATGGGTCTGCGTTACGTAGTGATCACCTCGGTTGACCGCGATGACCTGCGTGACGGTGGTGCCCAGCACTTTGCCGACTGCATCGCGGCTATCCGCGCTAAAAACCCGACCATCAAGATTGAAACGCTGGTACCGGACTTCCGCGGCCGTATGGATCGTGCACTGGAAATCCTGACCGAAACGCCACCGGATGTGTTCAACCACAATCTGGAAAACGTACCGCGCGTCTACCGCCAGGTTCGTCCGGGCGCTAACTACGAGTGGTCATTGAAGCTGCTGGAGCGGTTTAAAGAAGCGCATCCGCACATCCCAACCAAGTCTGGCCTGATGGTCGGTCTGGGGGAAACCAATGCGGAAATCGTTGAAGTGATGCGCGATCTGCGTCGTCATGGCGTCACCATGCTGACTCTGGGCCAGTACCTGCAGCCAAGCCGCCATCACCTGCCGGTACAGCGCTACGTCAGCCCGGCCGAGTTCGATGAGATGAAAGAAGAAGCGATGGCGATGGGCTTCACCCATGCTGCTTGCGGTCCGTTTGTCCGTTCTTCCTACCATGCCGATTTGCAGGCAAAAGGGATGGAAGTGAAGTAA
- the tatA_1 gene encoding Sec-independent protein translocase protein TatA → MEGISITKLLVIAVLIILLFGTSKLRTLGADLGAALKGFKKAVGDDTTPPAANTAESQSNPQSVEKKDV, encoded by the coding sequence ATGGAAGGGATCAGTATTACCAAACTTCTGGTGATTGCGGTGTTGATCATCTTGCTGTTCGGTACCAGCAAACTGCGTACTTTGGGCGCGGACTTGGGTGCTGCGCTGAAGGGTTTCAAAAAGGCGGTGGGTGACGATACGACTCCGCCAGCGGCAAATACGGCAGAAAGTCAGTCCAACCCGCAGAGCGTCGAAAAGAAAGACGTTTAA
- the adrA gene encoding Probable diguanylate cyclase AdrA: protein MYTPSVIDTRRSGLSFARRTYLPRVVGLGIGFICVFSVFYTQKTSYWVWGLLIFHGFIWPHLAYQWARRSAMPFKAEIRNLLIDSFFGGLWVAMMAFNALPSVVILSMMSMNNMASAGKSLFFKGLAVQVLSALAISALLGFPFQPQSTPLQIYLCLPMIYFYPILLGLVTYRTAKRLAEKKQELLRISMRDGLTGLYNRRHWEHLLHHQFDSCRRYQHSATLILMDIDRFKTINDTFGHALGDEALAVLAEELLIGLRAVDIVGRYGGDEFGAVLPNTSAEQASIALLRIQERLNEIVFREAPQLRLNISAGIADYHGDMSGYLDWLKAADNALYRAKNNGRNRLELAVPGH from the coding sequence ATGTATACGCCATCAGTGATTGATACCAGACGTTCCGGCCTTAGCTTCGCCAGACGCACTTATCTGCCACGTGTCGTCGGCCTGGGGATCGGTTTTATCTGCGTGTTCTCAGTATTCTATACGCAAAAAACCTCATACTGGGTCTGGGGCCTGCTGATTTTCCACGGTTTTATCTGGCCACACCTTGCCTATCAATGGGCGCGCCGTTCCGCCATGCCCTTCAAGGCTGAAATTCGCAACCTGCTGATCGATTCGTTTTTCGGCGGGTTGTGGGTAGCCATGATGGCATTCAATGCCTTACCGTCAGTCGTTATCCTGTCGATGATGAGCATGAATAACATGGCTTCTGCCGGCAAATCTCTGTTCTTTAAAGGGTTGGCGGTACAGGTACTCAGCGCCCTGGCAATCAGCGCTCTGCTGGGCTTCCCTTTCCAACCGCAAAGCACACCGCTGCAGATCTATCTGTGCCTGCCGATGATCTATTTCTACCCTATCCTATTGGGATTAGTGACCTACCGCACCGCCAAACGGCTGGCGGAAAAAAAACAGGAGTTGTTGCGCATCAGCATGCGCGACGGCCTGACCGGGCTGTACAACCGCCGCCATTGGGAACATTTGCTGCATCACCAATTTGACAGCTGCCGCCGCTATCAGCACAGCGCGACCCTGATCCTGATGGATATCGATCGCTTTAAAACCATTAACGACACCTTCGGCCATGCGCTGGGTGACGAGGCGCTGGCGGTACTGGCAGAGGAATTGCTAATAGGTTTGCGCGCCGTGGATATTGTCGGACGCTACGGTGGCGACGAATTTGGGGCCGTGTTGCCCAACACCAGTGCCGAGCAGGCCAGCATAGCGCTGTTGCGCATTCAGGAACGGTTGAACGAGATTGTTTTCCGCGAAGCGCCGCAGTTACGGCTGAACATCAGCGCCGGCATTGCGGATTATCACGGCGACATGAGCGGCTATCTGGACTGGTTAAAAGCCGCCGACAACGCGCTGTACCGGGCGAAGAACAACGGTCGCAATCGCCTGGAGCTGGCGGTACCCGGCCACTGA
- the crcB gene encoding chromosome condensation membrane protein has protein sequence MLSSLLAVFIGGGMGSVLRWAISMKMNPLNAHIPLGTLAVNLLGGFIIGLAIAIFSRLTHLDPTWKLLITTGFCGGLTTFSTFSLEVVYLLQDGRFIWALANMLLNLAGSLVMTLLAFMLVVWINGQ, from the coding sequence ATGTTGAGTTCTTTACTGGCAGTTTTTATTGGCGGCGGTATGGGTAGCGTTCTGCGCTGGGCCATAAGCATGAAGATGAATCCGCTTAACGCGCACATCCCGTTGGGGACGCTGGCAGTCAATCTGCTGGGCGGCTTTATTATCGGTTTGGCTATCGCCATCTTCAGCCGTTTGACGCACCTGGATCCCACTTGGAAGTTGCTGATCACCACCGGTTTTTGCGGCGGGTTAACCACCTTTTCCACCTTCTCTCTGGAGGTGGTGTATTTGCTGCAGGATGGGCGTTTCATATGGGCGTTGGCCAATATGCTGCTTAATCTGGCGGGATCGCTGGTGATGACCCTGCTGGCGTTTATGCTGGTGGTGTGGATTAACGGCCAATAA
- a CDS encoding Uncharacterized HTH-type transcriptional regulator HI_0893 produces MISTSDSRQAKAQARRDQIVDAAKLCFRQHGFHAASMAEIAQGSQLSVGQIYRYFDNKDAIIEEIVNRIIASKMRRLEDLGDHINLIAGTLAARALFQQPGESETDHMLMLEVTAEATRNPIVAKMLSDAETRLFHHVCQNLRRIYPHFSEQEIAARVEFIAVLSEGTGYRILTTQKADVSLLNGLYQQAISHLFRKP; encoded by the coding sequence ATGATATCCACCAGCGACAGCAGGCAGGCCAAAGCACAGGCCCGCCGCGATCAGATTGTCGACGCCGCAAAACTCTGTTTTCGTCAGCACGGTTTTCACGCCGCCAGCATGGCGGAAATCGCGCAGGGTTCCCAGCTTAGCGTCGGTCAGATCTACCGCTACTTCGACAATAAAGATGCGATCATCGAAGAGATCGTTAACCGCATCATCGCCAGTAAAATGCGGCGGCTGGAAGATCTTGGCGATCATATCAACCTGATCGCCGGTACCCTGGCGGCGCGCGCCCTGTTTCAACAGCCGGGTGAAAGCGAAACCGACCATATGCTGATGCTGGAGGTCACCGCCGAGGCCACACGTAACCCGATAGTGGCCAAAATGCTCAGCGATGCCGAAACGCGGTTATTCCACCATGTTTGCCAAAACCTGCGGCGGATCTACCCTCACTTCAGCGAGCAGGAGATCGCCGCCAGAGTAGAGTTTATCGCCGTATTAAGCGAAGGCACCGGTTACCGCATACTGACCACACAAAAAGCCGACGTCAGCCTGCTGAACGGCCTATACCAACAAGCTATCTCTCACCTGTTCAGGAAACCTTAA
- the bcr_1 gene encoding Sulfonamide resistance protein — MTRQLARQRLVYALVLGLLASLGPLCIDLYLPALPEMAGDLNTSTATAQLSLTAGLLGLGVGQLIFGPYSDKLGRMRPLLLSLTLLLAASLWCALAPQYRSVADCPSVARAGRCRRCRHFSRYRP; from the coding sequence ATGACCAGACAACTTGCCAGACAACGTCTGGTGTACGCGCTCGTGCTTGGCCTGCTAGCCTCACTGGGGCCGCTGTGCATCGACCTCTACCTGCCCGCCCTGCCGGAAATGGCCGGCGATCTGAACACCTCTACCGCTACCGCGCAGCTCAGCCTGACCGCCGGCCTGCTCGGTTTGGGCGTCGGCCAGCTGATTTTTGGCCCCTACAGCGACAAGCTCGGCCGTATGCGCCCGCTGTTACTGTCGCTGACGCTGCTGCTGGCCGCCTCGCTGTGGTGCGCCCTGGCCCCCCAATATCGATCAGTTGCTGATTGCCCGTCTGTTGCAAGGGCTGGCCGGTGCCGGCGGTGCCGTCATTTCTCGCGCTATCGCCCGTGA
- the bcr_2 gene encoding Sulfonamide resistance protein: MQGLAGAGGAVISRAIARDLYSGHELTRFFALLMLVNGLAPIIAPVLGGALLQFMDWRGIFGVLAAIAVLLFTLASLKLDESLPAERRSQGGIFAMLRSLGGLLTQRQFMGLCLTQGFVMAGMFAYIGASPFVLQQIYGLSPQMFSLCFAINGVGLIISAQIASRLSIHFGERKVLKGGLTLAAVSSLLLLLAASLHAPLALLMVPLFFSVAVIGIVGPTASSLAMQSQGDKAGSASALIGVSMFALGACSVPLTGLGGTSSVSMALTIVGCYAVAITLFKLLVRKAQA, encoded by the coding sequence TTGCAAGGGCTGGCCGGTGCCGGCGGTGCCGTCATTTCTCGCGCTATCGCCCGTGACCTTTATTCCGGACACGAACTGACGCGTTTCTTTGCCCTGCTGATGTTGGTCAACGGCCTGGCACCGATCATTGCGCCGGTGTTGGGGGGCGCCTTGCTGCAGTTTATGGACTGGCGCGGGATTTTCGGCGTACTGGCGGCGATTGCCGTGCTGCTGTTCACGCTCGCCAGCCTGAAGTTAGATGAGTCATTGCCTGCCGAACGCCGCAGCCAGGGCGGTATTTTTGCCATGTTGCGGTCACTGGGCGGATTGCTGACCCAGCGTCAGTTTATGGGCCTGTGTCTGACGCAAGGTTTTGTGATGGCCGGGATGTTCGCCTATATCGGCGCCTCGCCTTTCGTGCTGCAGCAGATTTATGGCCTCAGCCCGCAGATGTTCAGCCTGTGCTTCGCCATCAACGGCGTCGGACTGATTATTTCCGCGCAGATCGCCAGCCGCCTGAGCATACATTTTGGTGAAAGGAAGGTATTGAAAGGCGGATTGACCCTGGCAGCGGTTTCTTCGCTGCTGTTACTGTTGGCAGCCAGCCTGCACGCGCCGCTGGCACTGTTGATGGTGCCGCTATTCTTCTCGGTGGCCGTGATCGGTATTGTCGGCCCGACGGCATCATCATTGGCGATGCAAAGCCAGGGCGACAAGGCGGGCAGCGCCTCTGCGCTGATTGGCGTGAGCATGTTCGCACTCGGTGCCTGTAGCGTGCCCTTGACGGGGCTGGGTGGCACTTCCAGCGTATCAATGGCACTGACCATCGTCGGCTGTTACGCCGTCGCCATCACACTGTTTAAACTGCTGGTACGCAAAGCTCAGGCATAA
- the yxeP_1 gene encoding Uncharacterized hydrolase YxeP produces the protein MTSQLAEKIVAYRRELHQNPELSNHEFATTARLTHWLEEAGIRILPLALKTGVVAEIGSGKGPVIALRGDIDALPIEEISGVPFSSQNSGVMHACGHDFHTSVMLGAAHLLKAREATLPGTVRIFFQPAEETFNGAQHLIDAGALDNVAAVFGLHNAPELPTGTFATRAGAFYANVDRFQILITGKGAHAAKPEQGVDTIVTASQIVNALQTLPSRSFSSLESLVVSVTRIEGGNTWNVLPQTVELEGTVRTHSDKVRRQVPDKIRQVINGVAASLGAQAELRWQAGPPAVVNDARWAAFSKTVAAEAGYRVEEAELQMGGEDFALYLHHVPGVFVSIGSASEFGLHHPRFNPDEQAIFPASQYFELLAERTLQQLVTTPEKATSKA, from the coding sequence ATGACCAGCCAACTGGCCGAAAAAATCGTCGCCTACCGCCGTGAACTGCATCAGAACCCTGAGCTGTCCAACCACGAATTTGCCACTACCGCCCGCCTGACCCACTGGCTGGAAGAGGCCGGTATCCGTATTCTTCCGCTGGCGCTGAAGACCGGCGTGGTGGCCGAAATCGGCAGTGGCAAGGGGCCTGTCATTGCGCTGCGCGGGGATATTGACGCCCTGCCGATAGAAGAAATTTCCGGCGTGCCGTTCAGTTCGCAAAACAGTGGCGTGATGCACGCCTGCGGACATGATTTTCACACCTCGGTGATGCTGGGCGCGGCGCATTTGTTGAAAGCACGCGAAGCCACCCTGCCCGGCACGGTACGCATTTTCTTCCAGCCGGCGGAGGAAACCTTCAACGGCGCCCAGCACCTGATCGACGCCGGAGCCCTGGATAACGTGGCGGCGGTATTCGGTCTGCACAACGCGCCGGAGCTGCCGACCGGTACCTTTGCCACCCGCGCCGGGGCGTTTTACGCCAACGTCGATCGCTTCCAGATCCTGATCACCGGCAAGGGGGCGCACGCCGCCAAACCGGAGCAAGGGGTGGACACCATCGTCACCGCCAGCCAGATTGTCAACGCGTTGCAAACCCTGCCCAGCCGCAGCTTCAGTTCGCTGGAGTCGTTGGTGGTGAGCGTCACGCGCATTGAGGGCGGTAACACCTGGAATGTTCTGCCACAGACCGTAGAGCTGGAGGGCACGGTCCGGACCCATAGCGATAAGGTTCGTCGCCAGGTACCGGATAAAATCCGCCAGGTGATTAACGGCGTCGCCGCATCCCTTGGCGCACAAGCGGAGCTACGCTGGCAGGCCGGCCCACCGGCGGTAGTCAATGACGCACGCTGGGCAGCCTTCAGTAAAACCGTCGCCGCCGAAGCCGGTTACCGGGTGGAAGAGGCTGAGCTACAGATGGGCGGGGAAGACTTTGCGCTTTATCTGCACCACGTGCCGGGCGTCTTTGTCAGTATTGGCTCGGCAAGTGAATTTGGTCTGCATCACCCGCGCTTCAACCCGGATGAACAGGCGATTTTCCCGGCCTCGCAATATTTCGAACTGTTGGCTGAGCGCACGCTGCAACAATTAGTCACCACACCGGAAAAAGCCACCAGCAAGGCATAG